The sequence ATTTTGCTGGCACTAATAGCACATCATCAAATGTAATAGCTTCTTTTACTATTTTTCCGTTCATATCCCTCTCCTTTTTTATAAAAACTTAATATTTATACTTTAATAAAATCAAAATTAATAGCCAAAATACTTCTTATATATATTTTGATTATTATAGCACAAATTTAAAAATTTTGTCACATAAAAAAAGATATTTTTTATAAATATTACTTTTCAGTTTTATTGTATATATCAATTTTCTGATATGGAATTTCTATGCTATTTTCATCAAAGAGTCTTTTTACCTCTTCATTAAAATCATACAATGTATCCCAGTAATCTGAATTCTTTACCCAAACTCTAAAATTAAAATCAAGAGAGCTTGCATTTTGTTTAACCATTCTTATTGTCATTGCTTTATTTTTTAAAACTGCTGGATGATTTTCAGCTATTTGTTTCAATAATTCTTTAGCTTTATCTGTAGAAGTATCATATGCTACAGAAAATACCATATCCAATCTTCTTTCTGGTTTTCTAGAATAGTTTATCACTGGATTATTTGCAAGTTGCCCATTAGGTACTACAATTACTTTATTATCTACTGTTATAAGAGTAGTATAGAGAATATGTATTTGATCTACTGTACCTTCTATTCCTCCATTATTAGAAATATAATCTCCTTTTGAAAACTGCTTGAAGAAAAGAATAAGAACTCCACCAGCTAAATTAGACAAGCTTCCTTGTAAAGCTAATCCAACTGCGATACCTGCAGTACCTAAAACTGTAACAAGAGAAGTTGCTTTTACTCCTATTATACTAACTACTACAAAAAATAAAGCTATATAAGCAATTGTTTTAAAAAGTGAAACTGTAAAACTTTCAAGTAAAGGATC comes from Fusobacterium sp. and encodes:
- a CDS encoding mechanosensitive ion channel family protein, producing the protein MHVLLESFLTDIFEVLPGLVIRGLILIVLFIIWPKLLGMILTTYKKTLEKKNVDPLLESFTVSLFKTIAYIALFFVVVSIIGVKATSLVTVLGTAGIAVGLALQGSLSNLAGGVLILFFKQFSKGDYISNNGGIEGTVDQIHILYTTLITVDNKVIVVPNGQLANNPVINYSRKPERRLDMVFSVAYDTSTDKAKELLKQIAENHPAVLKNKAMTIRMVKQNASSLDFNFRVWVKNSDYWDTLYDFNEEVKRLFDENSIEIPYQKIDIYNKTEK